In one Trichlorobacter lovleyi SZ genomic region, the following are encoded:
- a CDS encoding Lcl domain-containing protein has protein sequence MNRSLFAKFLVTFICGILCSVSTYAATIQLPATGQTKCYDTAGAEMACAGTGQDGEIQAGKAWPDPRFTDNGNGTVTDNLTGLEWSKNASPAGVWQTWLGALNYVKYLNSQNYLGFNDWRLPNVLELDSLINIQYSYSASPISIPFTNFNSRYFWTSTTDVSSSGSGYYAYYGSVYSEHMSSTGKSNYVYAWPVRNSTIIEKSAISLYKTGQTKCYDDVANEVNCQGTGQDGEIQAGKAWPNPRFIDNGNNTITDGLTDLVWTKNASPSSERLSWQDALDYIKKINSQNYLGFNDWRLPNRNELKSIIDLQQKAPSLPNAHPFVNLDLSYYLYWSSSSPTLFQFVSQLDDEIRGSASSMNFWYESFVYSYYKVYKNGVWPVRGGSVKKLGSVVLFPSKEVFANQYIEVTTSKTLTVSNTLATAASITGASITGPNALDFSLGDGCSGSTLASKSSCNISVNFTPHSCGTQSATLNVVTDQGTLTAALSGSSCGVGTATVGGVVRDATTKLPVSGASITVGGSGPYTTDTGGHYLAENLTSGSLSLVAAKSGYETARANVTLAPLQSAQKDISLTPATTGFRVTSVTSKYSSGKPYYFLPKEYIGNQTVDVTFTVDVDWDGKTPNYIKFITPRGTYNEYTFGSFAPVSKTFNITTEFDPCTTLSVAAVDFAGNSSPIVNADFMVAKRFNPNADPPMLQFVDEGSVFSYTNKYSYGENDKQLSLANLNVSIANYAVPILFGDSFLLKLLPSVAFEYSSTDGGKYRVAWIDQTQGNLFDKEYAKNRDFKKFKRNFDDYVKKYQGKGMPKIGFGSQSASFYPFIDIKTEFNPESCSTADSGWDVKGDVGFALDYSIEKTKQSMFVIPAVVPIPVPYYLKGKFHFTGDVGFNALGMGLAQEDFEGSLNLNPAVSGTLGVGVDGNVGVEGTLTGTLNLGLTLPTNDNQLKFSADLTATAYLFNFKYNYVIGKGTWCLYGSCSLGEDTIATPGLLEQIPRTYLKAAVPADFKSSPSYTVKQVATETQSYSVASAPIMSATFPVSSASLSSNGSNVNLLWLKDNTARTLMNRTMLQHSSFDGSTWSTPVAVADNGTADFNPSSLTFSDGSMVTAWEDMKTTLPDTALLEDVVPLMEIAAAVYNPTTKTWGTAVRLTNNGSLERTPKLAGKDKNNLLLTWIANSQNDLVGSATKPNSLYAATFNGTAWSTPQLLASIPNAIKRYSAVYDGTTANIVLSLDTDANSSTLEDLELYRLTNNGGTWGSLTRLTTDSVIDDNPQLALDSNNNVVMTWVRGNELSSVVNFDFANRTVIRAEDNYSSTLADYKQAQATDGKVAVIYADNSEDSTSDLFGLFYDPVFKVWGEPKQLTFDAETEQWPSIAFLGTDTIISVYNRKLLINPDGTPTTGALTDLYMLKHTMGDDLALEAGSLISDPRNPAPGTAVTLSAVAQNLGDKVAQNIPVTFYNGDPANGGNSIGTATITGPFKPGEVQTVSVSWTIPAGAAPYTVYAVIDPNATIDTLNRANNVISSSLAQPDLSIRNITWEKLAATKYSMIVTVANIGGTASAASTVTLHNGSSTGPVITNLTVPTLARFASVDLTYTWDASAIVQPYYTVVATVDEANSIAESDELNNSYTVVLGGNLQDISVTPNPLSGTANIGQTSTALLTIRNAGTAPLNVTGITKSGTDAAAFTVAPSGDNACASMTPTIQAGLSCTVGVSITPTALVTKTATVTVASNDPDTPSVAVPVTVTGVDSGAPVISAFVIPATVKTKTIPFTTLTASDNVAITGWMVTETSTPPAAGDAGWLATKPTGYAVSSNGFKVLNVWAKDAAGNVSAPVQATTAVTIPTLTTTIYGIGTVSSVPAGISCSNATCTALFDDATNVTLTASSSSIVTFGGWGGACTNLSGTCALSMTADKTVTATFNLAPKAKIGNTGYANFADAYAAAGNNAVVMLLEDSLTLYSTINKPLTLQGGYMADYTRSTNGYTVLQGILTVGTGSLTADRIVVK, from the coding sequence ATGAATAGATCATTGTTTGCCAAGTTTCTAGTGACTTTTATATGTGGCATTTTATGCAGTGTATCTACTTATGCTGCAACTATCCAGTTGCCGGCTACCGGACAGACCAAATGCTATGACACTGCTGGCGCTGAAATGGCCTGCGCCGGCACTGGTCAGGATGGCGAAATACAGGCAGGTAAAGCCTGGCCAGATCCACGTTTCACTGATAATGGTAATGGCACGGTAACGGACAACCTTACAGGTCTAGAATGGAGTAAAAATGCCAGTCCTGCCGGTGTATGGCAAACCTGGCTAGGTGCTCTCAATTATGTTAAGTATCTTAATAGTCAAAACTATCTTGGCTTTAATGATTGGCGACTTCCTAATGTGCTTGAGTTGGATAGCCTAATAAACATTCAGTATAGTTATTCTGCATCACCAATATCAATTCCTTTTACAAACTTTAATTCTCGTTATTTTTGGACATCAACAACAGATGTGTCATCATCAGGATCCGGTTATTATGCTTATTATGGTAGTGTTTATAGTGAACACATGTCTTCTACAGGCAAAAGCAATTATGTTTATGCGTGGCCAGTTCGTAATAGTACAATTATTGAAAAGTCTGCAATAAGTCTTTATAAAACGGGACAGACCAAATGTTATGATGATGTTGCAAATGAAGTGAATTGTCAGGGGACGGGGCAAGATGGAGAAATCCAAGCAGGTAAAGCTTGGCCTAATCCACGTTTTATTGATAATGGAAACAATACAATCACTGATGGTTTGACAGATCTAGTCTGGACCAAAAATGCCAGTCCCTCGTCAGAGCGATTATCATGGCAGGATGCCCTAGATTATATCAAAAAAATAAATAGTCAAAACTATCTTGGGTTTAACGACTGGCGTTTGCCTAATCGCAACGAACTAAAGTCAATTATTGATTTACAGCAAAAAGCTCCTTCTTTACCCAATGCGCACCCTTTCGTTAATCTTGATTTGAGTTATTATCTTTATTGGTCATCGAGCAGTCCAACTTTATTTCAGTTTGTAAGTCAGCTAGATGATGAAATTAGAGGTTCTGCAAGTAGTATGAATTTTTGGTACGAATCTTTTGTGTATTCGTATTACAAAGTTTATAAAAATGGAGTTTGGCCTGTTCGAGGCGGTAGCGTAAAAAAACTGGGTTCTGTAGTGCTTTTCCCAAGCAAAGAAGTTTTTGCCAATCAATATATTGAGGTCACCACATCAAAGACCTTAACCGTCAGCAATACCCTCGCCACCGCTGCCAGCATCACTGGCGCCAGCATTACCGGTCCTAATGCCTTGGATTTTAGTCTAGGAGACGGCTGCTCCGGTAGTACTCTTGCCTCAAAATCAAGCTGCAACATTTCGGTCAACTTTACCCCCCATAGTTGTGGTACCCAAAGCGCTACCTTGAATGTTGTTACCGATCAGGGCACCCTGACCGCTGCGCTTTCCGGTAGTTCCTGCGGTGTGGGCACGGCAACAGTGGGGGGTGTGGTCCGAGACGCAACCACCAAGCTGCCAGTAAGCGGCGCAAGCATTACGGTTGGCGGCAGTGGCCCCTATACAACCGATACAGGTGGACACTACCTTGCGGAAAACCTTACCAGCGGCAGTTTAAGCCTTGTTGCCGCCAAAAGCGGTTATGAGACTGCCAGGGCTAACGTAACACTGGCGCCGCTGCAGTCTGCCCAGAAAGATATTAGCCTTACTCCCGCCACCACTGGTTTCCGGGTGACCTCGGTTACCTCAAAGTATTCCAGCGGTAAGCCGTATTATTTTCTACCTAAAGAATATATCGGCAACCAAACAGTTGATGTGACCTTTACTGTTGATGTGGATTGGGATGGAAAAACTCCAAACTACATAAAATTTATAACGCCGCGTGGAACCTACAATGAATACACCTTTGGTTCATTCGCACCAGTTAGTAAAACATTCAATATAACTACAGAGTTTGACCCGTGTACAACACTATCTGTAGCAGCGGTTGATTTTGCTGGTAATAGCTCGCCGATAGTAAATGCTGATTTCATGGTGGCCAAAAGATTTAACCCAAACGCAGATCCACCAATGCTGCAATTTGTTGATGAAGGTAGCGTTTTTTCTTATACAAACAAATACAGTTATGGCGAAAACGACAAACAGCTTTCACTTGCCAATCTTAATGTGAGTATTGCCAACTACGCTGTACCAATATTGTTTGGCGATTCATTTTTACTGAAGCTGCTGCCAAGTGTTGCCTTTGAATATAGTAGCACGGATGGAGGTAAATATAGGGTCGCCTGGATTGATCAAACCCAAGGGAACCTGTTTGATAAAGAGTATGCCAAAAATCGTGATTTCAAAAAATTCAAGAGAAACTTTGATGATTATGTAAAAAAGTATCAAGGTAAAGGCATGCCGAAAATCGGTTTTGGTTCACAAAGTGCTTCTTTTTACCCCTTTATTGATATAAAGACCGAGTTTAATCCTGAATCTTGCTCTACAGCAGACTCTGGATGGGATGTTAAAGGTGACGTTGGCTTTGCCTTGGACTACTCCATTGAAAAAACGAAACAAAGCATGTTTGTAATTCCTGCAGTTGTGCCTATACCTGTCCCCTATTACCTGAAGGGGAAATTTCACTTCACTGGAGATGTCGGTTTTAATGCTCTTGGAATGGGGCTTGCCCAAGAAGATTTTGAAGGAAGCCTTAACCTTAATCCAGCCGTATCTGGAACTCTTGGTGTCGGTGTAGATGGTAACGTCGGTGTGGAAGGTACGCTGACAGGAACGTTAAATCTTGGCTTAACACTACCTACAAATGACAATCAACTTAAGTTTAGTGCCGATTTGACAGCGACAGCTTATCTGTTCAATTTTAAATATAACTATGTGATTGGCAAGGGTACATGGTGCCTATATGGCAGTTGTAGCCTCGGAGAAGACACAATAGCAACTCCTGGACTATTGGAGCAGATTCCCCGCACCTACCTGAAGGCCGCAGTTCCTGCTGACTTTAAGTCATCTCCCAGCTATACGGTTAAACAGGTGGCCACCGAGACCCAGAGCTACAGTGTCGCTTCTGCTCCGATCATGTCTGCCACCTTCCCGGTTTCATCGGCCTCGCTTTCATCCAACGGCAGTAACGTCAACCTGCTCTGGTTAAAAGATAACACAGCTCGGACTCTCATGAACCGTACCATGCTGCAGCACTCAAGCTTTGACGGTTCCACCTGGAGTACGCCGGTGGCTGTGGCTGACAACGGCACCGCTGACTTTAATCCGAGCTCCTTAACCTTTAGCGATGGCAGTATGGTTACTGCCTGGGAAGATATGAAAACCACCCTGCCGGACACAGCCCTGCTTGAGGACGTGGTTCCGCTGATGGAGATAGCAGCTGCGGTCTACAATCCCACCACCAAAACCTGGGGCACTGCTGTTCGCCTGACCAACAACGGCAGCCTTGAGCGTACACCGAAACTTGCCGGTAAGGACAAAAACAACCTGCTGCTGACCTGGATTGCCAACAGCCAGAATGATCTTGTGGGTAGCGCAACCAAACCCAACAGCCTGTACGCAGCCACCTTTAACGGCACTGCCTGGAGTACGCCGCAACTGCTGGCCAGCATCCCCAACGCCATCAAGCGCTACAGCGCCGTGTATGATGGTACAACCGCCAATATTGTGCTTTCCCTCGACACTGATGCCAACAGCAGCACCCTGGAAGACCTTGAACTGTATCGCCTGACCAACAACGGCGGAACATGGGGCAGCCTGACCCGCCTGACAACCGACAGCGTAATAGACGACAACCCCCAGTTGGCCCTGGACAGCAACAACAATGTCGTCATGACCTGGGTACGGGGGAATGAGCTTTCCAGTGTGGTTAACTTTGACTTTGCCAATCGTACGGTCATCCGTGCTGAAGACAACTACTCCAGCACCTTGGCAGACTACAAACAGGCCCAGGCCACAGACGGCAAGGTAGCGGTGATCTATGCAGACAACAGTGAAGACAGCACCTCGGACCTGTTTGGCCTGTTCTATGATCCGGTCTTCAAGGTCTGGGGTGAACCCAAGCAGTTAACCTTTGATGCTGAGACCGAACAATGGCCCTCAATTGCCTTCCTGGGAACTGACACCATTATCTCGGTCTACAACCGCAAACTGCTGATCAATCCAGACGGCACCCCGACAACCGGTGCCTTGACTGACCTCTATATGTTAAAGCACACCATGGGGGATGACCTGGCCCTTGAGGCTGGCAGCCTGATCTCTGACCCACGTAACCCGGCCCCTGGCACTGCTGTCACCTTGAGCGCTGTGGCCCAGAACCTGGGTGACAAGGTTGCCCAGAATATCCCGGTTACCTTCTACAATGGAGACCCTGCCAATGGTGGCAACAGTATCGGTACGGCTACCATAACAGGGCCATTCAAACCGGGTGAAGTGCAGACCGTATCTGTTTCCTGGACCATCCCGGCAGGTGCAGCACCCTATACGGTCTATGCTGTGATCGACCCCAACGCCACCATTGACACCTTGAACCGGGCCAATAACGTGATCAGCAGTTCTCTGGCCCAGCCGGATCTTTCCATCAGAAACATTACCTGGGAAAAACTGGCTGCCACCAAATACAGCATGATTGTTACCGTGGCAAACATCGGCGGTACTGCCAGTGCTGCCTCAACCGTGACGCTGCATAACGGCAGCAGTACCGGTCCGGTTATTACCAACCTGACGGTTCCAACCCTGGCACGCTTTGCCAGTGTTGATCTTACCTACACCTGGGATGCCTCTGCCATAGTACAACCGTATTACACCGTAGTGGCGACAGTCGATGAAGCCAATAGCATTGCTGAAAGTGACGAACTGAACAACAGTTACACTGTAGTGCTGGGCGGTAACCTGCAGGACATCAGTGTTACCCCCAACCCTCTGAGCGGCACTGCCAACATTGGACAGACATCAACCGCTCTGCTGACCATTCGCAATGCCGGTACTGCACCACTTAATGTAACCGGCATCACCAAGTCTGGTACTGACGCAGCCGCCTTTACTGTTGCTCCATCGGGTGACAATGCCTGTGCCAGCATGACTCCAACCATTCAGGCAGGTCTTTCCTGCACGGTTGGGGTAAGTATTACCCCAACAGCGTTGGTAACCAAGACTGCCACCGTGACCGTTGCATCCAATGACCCTGATACACCATCGGTAGCCGTACCGGTTACCGTTACTGGAGTGGATAGTGGAGCACCAGTTATCAGTGCCTTTGTGATACCGGCAACCGTCAAGACCAAGACCATACCGTTTACCACTCTTACCGCTAGCGACAACGTTGCTATTACTGGTTGGATGGTGACAGAAACAAGCACGCCACCAGCAGCAGGAGATGCCGGTTGGCTGGCAACCAAACCTACCGGGTATGCGGTCAGTTCAAATGGGTTTAAGGTGTTGAATGTCTGGGCTAAAGACGCTGCCGGTAATGTCTCTGCACCGGTACAGGCAACTACCGCTGTTACCATACCAACATTGACCACCACCATTTATGGCATCGGGACAGTCAGCAGTGTACCGGCTGGCATTAGTTGCTCCAATGCTACCTGCACTGCATTGTTTGATGACGCAACAAACGTCACCCTTACCGCCAGTTCCAGCAGTATTGTCACATTTGGTGGTTGGGGTGGCGCCTGCACAAATCTGTCAGGGACCTGTGCTTTAAGCATGACCGCTGATAAGACGGTGACTGCTACCTTCAACCTCGCACCCAAGGCGAAAATAGGCAATACCGGTTATGCTAACTTTGCAGACGCCTATGCAGCAGCAGGTAATAATGCTGTTGTCATGTTGCTGGAGGATAGTTTGACGCTTTATAGCACCATCAATAAACCGCTTACACTGCAAGGAGGGTATATGGCCGACTACACCAGAAGCACAAACGGTTACACTGTATTACAAGGGATACTGACAGTGGGGACTGGAAGCCTGACCGCAGATAGGATTGTAGTGAAGTAG